A single window of Sulfurimonas crateris DNA harbors:
- the lpxD gene encoding UDP-3-O-(3-hydroxymyristoyl)glucosamine N-acyltransferase, whose product MLFSDIASHLKLELVGEDVEIDSMNELSLSSPSQLSFAVHKRYANELNFSKAKAFLITNALIEHLPKGSSYIVCEDVSISMAEATKLFHKKPIEPHLGDAVVGEECYIDSMAKIEKGAVIGSNVTIMAGAYIGTNVVVGSNTVVYPNVTIYRDSVIGSECIIHAGTVIGADGFGFSHTKEGRHIKIYQNGNVIIEDDVEIGANCAIDRAVFNSTIIRRGTKLDNFIHIAHNCDIGEYSIFVAQTGVGGSTKLGRNCVVSGQSAFSDHLEIAPFSTFTARSGVTKSIDKSGGVYSGFPLMNHRDWKRLQVRIAKLNE is encoded by the coding sequence GTGCTCTTTAGCGATATAGCTTCACATCTAAAACTAGAGCTTGTAGGGGAAGATGTAGAGATAGACTCTATGAATGAGCTCTCTTTATCTTCGCCCTCACAACTCTCATTTGCAGTTCATAAAAGATACGCAAATGAGCTAAACTTCTCAAAGGCAAAAGCCTTTTTAATAACAAATGCACTGATAGAGCATCTTCCAAAAGGGTCATCATACATTGTCTGCGAAGATGTCTCAATCTCTATGGCAGAGGCTACAAAGCTTTTTCATAAAAAACCTATTGAGCCTCATCTTGGCGATGCAGTTGTAGGCGAAGAGTGCTATATAGACTCTATGGCAAAGATCGAGAAGGGTGCAGTTATAGGCTCGAACGTTACCATAATGGCAGGTGCCTATATAGGTACGAATGTTGTAGTAGGCAGTAACACCGTTGTCTATCCAAATGTTACTATCTACAGAGACTCTGTTATCGGAAGTGAGTGCATCATCCATGCAGGAACGGTCATAGGGGCTGATGGTTTTGGTTTTTCGCATACAAAAGAGGGCAGACATATAAAGATATATCAAAACGGAAATGTTATAATAGAGGATGATGTAGAGATAGGCGCAAATTGTGCAATAGACAGAGCTGTTTTTAACTCTACGATAATAAGACGCGGTACAAAACTTGACAATTTTATCCATATCGCACACAACTGCGACATCGGTGAGTACTCTATTTTTGTAGCTCAGACTGGAGTAGGGGGTTCTACAAAGCTTGGGCGTAACTGCGTTGTAAGCGGACAGAGCGCTTTTAGCGATCATCTGGAGATAGCACCCTTTTCTACCTTTACGGCAAGAAGCGGGGTTACAAAGAGCATAGACAAAAGCGGCGGAGTCTACAGCGGATTCCCTCTTATGAATCACAGAGATTGGAAAAGGCTTCAAGTGAGGATAGCGAAGTTAAACGAGTAG
- the ilvN gene encoding acetolactate synthase small subunit, producing MEKSERRVISVIVVNEASVLSRITDLFSGRGYNITSLTVAPIPDSKYSRLTIVTSGSVRVIEQITKQLHKLIPVLKVYEHADLVEKEMALIKFPVSENITDISTLCGAYNGKIVNVGDNVIIVMVADEPKRVDNFLKIINKYNPKEIVRSGAVALER from the coding sequence ATGGAGAAGAGTGAAAGAAGAGTTATTTCTGTTATTGTTGTAAATGAGGCGAGCGTACTCTCTCGTATTACAGACCTTTTCTCCGGACGCGGTTATAACATTACGTCGCTAACCGTAGCTCCTATCCCGGACTCTAAGTACTCTAGGCTTACTATAGTTACATCAGGTTCGGTTAGAGTTATAGAGCAGATCACGAAGCAGCTTCATAAGCTTATACCTGTTCTAAAGGTTTATGAGCACGCTGATCTGGTTGAAAAAGAGATGGCGCTTATCAAATTTCCGGTATCTGAGAATATTACTGATATAAGCACGCTTTGCGGAGCATACAACGGAAAGATCGTCAATGTCGGGGATAATGTGATTATAGTAATGGTTGCGGATGAGCCAAAGAGAGTTGACAACTTTTTAAAGATAATAAACAAATACAATCCAAAAGAGATTGTAAGAAGCGGTGCCGTAGCACTAGAGAGATAG
- a CDS encoding acetolactate synthase large subunit produces MQISGAQMVIEALIAEGVEKVFGYPGGAIMNVYDEIYKQDKFEHILTRHEQAAVHAAEGYSKASGKVGVAMITSGPGFTNAVTGLADAYMDSIPLVVISGQVPMSLIGTDAFQEIDAVGISRSCTKHNYLVTDATELPRILKEAFYIAASGRPGPVHVDIPKDVTAQIAKFDYSIELDLETYKPHTKGNPRQIKKAMEAIAKAKRPLFYLGGGIINSNAAYEVRDLVHATGIPVVETFMARGTLSHDDEYLISMLGMHGSYAANMAMSETDLVIGLGARFDDRVTGKLSEFAKNAGVIHVDIDPASISKLVNADYPIVGDVKNVVEEMLKQSTNINPAKYASWREIIKNFDTLHPLTYHEDTDRLKPQWVIQRVGELLGDDANISTDVGQHQMWAAQFYPFTRPRQWISSGGLGTMGFGFPAAMGVKAASPDKVSINFTGDGSILMNCQELMTAVEKKLPVINIILNNNYLGMVRQWQTLFYEKRHSETDLSVQPDFVKLAEAFGGIGYRVTTKEEFDAALKDAIEKNIVAFIDVVVERLENVMPMVPAGGSLFNMMLLEKKEKK; encoded by the coding sequence ATGCAAATAAGTGGCGCTCAGATGGTCATTGAAGCTTTAATTGCAGAGGGTGTAGAGAAGGTATTCGGCTACCCCGGCGGAGCAATTATGAATGTCTACGATGAGATTTATAAGCAAGATAAATTTGAACATATTTTGACTAGACATGAGCAAGCTGCGGTACATGCTGCAGAGGGCTACTCAAAAGCCAGCGGAAAAGTCGGTGTTGCAATGATAACAAGTGGTCCGGGTTTTACAAACGCAGTGACAGGACTTGCGGATGCATATATGGATTCTATTCCATTAGTAGTTATAAGCGGGCAGGTTCCAATGAGTCTTATCGGAACGGATGCGTTTCAAGAGATAGATGCGGTTGGAATAAGCCGCTCATGCACAAAGCACAACTATCTGGTTACGGATGCAACGGAGCTTCCACGCATACTTAAAGAGGCTTTCTATATTGCTGCAAGCGGTCGTCCCGGTCCGGTTCATGTCGATATTCCAAAAGATGTAACGGCTCAGATAGCAAAGTTTGACTACTCGATTGAGCTTGATCTTGAGACATACAAGCCTCATACAAAAGGAAATCCGCGCCAGATCAAAAAGGCTATGGAGGCTATTGCAAAAGCAAAAAGACCTCTCTTTTATTTAGGCGGAGGTATTATAAACTCCAATGCTGCTTACGAAGTAAGAGATCTGGTTCATGCAACGGGAATACCTGTTGTTGAGACATTTATGGCAAGAGGTACTCTTAGTCATGATGATGAGTACCTGATCTCAATGCTGGGAATGCATGGCTCTTATGCCGCAAATATGGCTATGAGCGAGACAGACCTGGTAATAGGTCTTGGTGCCAGATTTGATGATAGAGTAACGGGAAAATTATCCGAGTTTGCAAAAAATGCAGGCGTTATTCACGTTGATATTGACCCTGCAAGTATCTCAAAGCTTGTAAATGCTGACTATCCGATAGTAGGAGATGTTAAAAACGTTGTAGAGGAGATGCTCAAACAATCGACAAATATCAATCCTGCAAAGTATGCATCTTGGAGAGAGATCATAAAGAACTTTGATACTCTTCATCCGCTTACATATCATGAAGACACAGATAGATTAAAACCTCAGTGGGTAATCCAGAGAGTCGGCGAACTTCTAGGCGATGATGCAAATATCTCAACCGATGTCGGGCAGCATCAGATGTGGGCTGCGCAGTTCTATCCGTTTACCCGTCCTCGTCAATGGATAAGCTCAGGCGGTCTTGGAACTATGGGCTTTGGTTTTCCTGCGGCTATGGGTGTAAAGGCGGCATCACCCGATAAGGTAAGCATTAACTTTACGGGAGACGGCTCTATACTTATGAACTGTCAAGAGCTTATGACCGCAGTGGAGAAGAAGCTGCCTGTTATAAATATTATACTTAACAACAACTATCTGGGTATGGTTCGTCAGTGGCAGACTCTATTTTATGAAAAGAGACACAGTGAGACCGATCTTAGCGTTCAGCCTGACTTTGTCAAGCTTGCAGAGGCATTTGGCGGAATAGGGTATAGAGTTACAACAAAAGAAGAGTTTGATGCAGCACTCAAAGATGCTATCGAGAAAAATATAGTTGCTTTTATAGATGTCGTGGTTGAGAGACTAGAGAACGTTATGCCGATGGTTCCGGCAGGAGGCTCGCTCTTTAATATGATGCTACTAGAGAAAAAGGAGAAAAAATAA
- a CDS encoding WD40 repeat domain-containing protein, producing MKPIKKSSFSEAVIYTQILDAKTLLAVDALTTVRYLDIETLKLLDELKVDVSHTRYGSKVVSFSGDAKYFALIDKEYKTSMLYETKGKKLLTKVDRHQGDVSCVAIEPHGRYMFSCGDEGITYGIDINSAQLTFTLPPHKDFVTDIAFTQDGKWVATSGYDKNISLYNLAMMTPHGKLKAHSAPVLKVQFLEDGRLFSLDKKSTAIVWNVNSANVIARLKGIHDEVLSVCVGSKNRFLFLGTKLGYVLVYDLLTYEQISKKYIKLSDAITSLSFDEAREELIVGSANGELLVYDIFDKEKHLRELLEQKKYSHISGCIRENPLLAYTKPHRTFEILWEKTLQRAKLLLENSEKVKAEEIFKDFMLIASKKQQMQKLLSEYSEYEKFLSYVKSKKLSLAYALVNLHPLYKETKVYKSMEAQWERDLVLAKKYMLDQKLSHKVQEILLPYRGISEKSALIQELIQNVNLYKRFREAITHRKFKLALEIVKQAEFLKEYPEYKALINYSDNLYMKAQVMLGNGDTNSALQIFHILLDFDDFRDEAKESIALIEAKRKFFGAIKEENSALAYTIMDEFETLKESQDGKLLNAQWEEDLKKADDLALYANIEGTKGILAKYMKIKSKTQEIADVFSKAHITQLYKALDENMEQKKVENGIKNYMLYYGLTKRIEGFFEDFKVKFPHTKININSQKQGLIESWRPSMIVNSIL from the coding sequence ATGAAGCCGATAAAAAAAAGCAGTTTTAGCGAAGCGGTAATATATACACAGATCTTGGACGCTAAAACGCTTTTGGCGGTTGATGCGCTTACGACAGTAAGGTATCTGGATATAGAGACTCTAAAGCTCCTTGATGAGCTAAAAGTTGATGTCTCGCATACAAGATATGGCTCAAAAGTAGTCTCATTTAGCGGTGATGCAAAATATTTTGCTCTAATTGACAAAGAGTATAAAACATCTATGCTCTATGAGACAAAAGGCAAAAAACTGCTTACTAAGGTCGATAGACATCAAGGAGATGTCTCCTGCGTTGCGATCGAACCTCATGGTAGATATATGTTCTCCTGCGGCGATGAGGGGATCACATACGGCATAGATATAAATAGCGCACAGCTTACTTTCACGCTACCTCCCCATAAAGATTTTGTAACCGACATAGCATTTACACAAGACGGCAAATGGGTTGCAACGTCTGGCTACGACAAAAATATCTCTCTGTACAACTTGGCAATGATGACTCCGCATGGCAAGTTAAAAGCCCACTCCGCTCCCGTACTGAAGGTTCAGTTTTTAGAAGATGGCAGGCTTTTTAGTCTTGATAAAAAGAGCACGGCAATAGTCTGGAATGTAAACTCCGCCAATGTCATAGCAAGACTCAAAGGGATACATGACGAAGTTCTATCTGTATGTGTGGGAAGCAAAAACAGATTTCTTTTTTTGGGTACAAAGCTAGGATATGTTCTTGTATATGATCTCTTAACTTATGAGCAGATATCAAAAAAGTATATAAAACTCTCTGATGCGATAACATCTTTGAGCTTTGATGAAGCAAGAGAAGAGCTTATTGTAGGAAGTGCGAACGGTGAACTTCTCGTTTATGATATCTTTGATAAAGAGAAGCATCTGCGTGAACTGCTGGAGCAAAAAAAGTATTCTCATATCTCTGGCTGCATAAGAGAGAATCCGCTTTTAGCTTATACTAAGCCACACAGAACATTTGAGATACTCTGGGAGAAGACGCTTCAAAGAGCAAAACTGCTTTTGGAAAACTCTGAAAAAGTAAAGGCAGAAGAGATATTTAAAGATTTTATGCTTATTGCGTCAAAAAAACAGCAGATGCAAAAACTACTCTCTGAGTACTCGGAGTATGAGAAGTTTCTATCATACGTAAAATCAAAAAAACTATCTCTTGCCTACGCTTTGGTGAATCTTCATCCGCTATATAAAGAGACAAAGGTCTATAAGTCGATGGAGGCTCAGTGGGAGAGAGACCTTGTGCTTGCAAAAAAGTATATGCTGGATCAAAAGTTAAGCCACAAAGTTCAAGAGATACTGCTACCTTATAGGGGAATAAGCGAAAAGAGTGCTCTGATTCAAGAACTCATACAAAATGTAAATCTCTACAAAAGATTTAGAGAAGCGATAACTCACAGAAAGTTCAAGCTTGCTTTAGAGATCGTAAAACAGGCTGAGTTTTTAAAAGAGTACCCTGAATACAAAGCTCTTATTAACTACTCTGACAATCTATATATGAAAGCTCAGGTAATGCTTGGTAACGGAGACACTAACTCTGCACTTCAGATATTTCATATATTACTTGATTTTGATGACTTTAGGGATGAAGCAAAAGAGAGCATTGCTCTAATAGAGGCAAAACGAAAGTTTTTTGGTGCCATAAAAGAGGAAAACAGTGCTCTTGCATACACTATTATGGATGAGTTTGAGACTCTAAAAGAGAGCCAAGACGGAAAACTTCTTAATGCCCAGTGGGAAGAGGATCTTAAAAAAGCAGATGATCTTGCTCTTTATGCAAATATAGAGGGAACAAAGGGAATTTTGGCAAAATATATGAAAATAAAGTCAAAAACACAAGAGATAGCAGATGTTTTTTCAAAGGCTCATATAACTCAGCTCTATAAGGCACTTGATGAAAATATGGAACAAAAAAAAGTAGAAAACGGTATAAAGAACTATATGCTTTATTACGGCTTAACAAAGCGTATAGAGGGCTTTTTCGAGGATTTTAAGGTCAAGTTTCCACACACTAAGATCAATATAAATTCTCAAAAACAGGGCTTAATTGAGAGCTGGAGACCATCCATGATAGTAAACTCCATTTTATAA
- the ilvA gene encoding threonine ammonia-lyase, whose translation MFDVKKIYEARERIKDVVVDTPLSYAPHLSESSGCQVYLKKENLQVTGAFKIRGAYNKIATLQDAQRECGVIAASAGNHAQGVALSASKFGIKAVIVMPESTPLTKINGVKNYGAEVILHGTNYDEAYAYALEHGEKNSLTFIHPFEDEEVIAGQGTLALDILDKCQDLDAVVIPVGGGGLISGMAAAIKSVNPKIEVIGVSAKGAPALKNSFELKSPVDSLSVRTIADGIAVRDTSPITLGYMLGSVDRFISVDDEEIASAILFLLEKQKLVVEGAGAVGVAALLHEKLEHLRGKKVALVLSGGNMDVTLLSVIIEKGLLKSGRKMKLTVTLVDKPGSLMRFTQILQELNANIVHIAYDRTSISLDYGDANVTVHVETKGEEHQNMIYKVLKEENYIRD comes from the coding sequence TTGTTTGACGTAAAAAAGATCTACGAAGCAAGAGAGCGCATAAAAGATGTCGTCGTAGATACGCCTCTCTCATACGCTCCTCATCTAAGTGAGAGTTCAGGATGTCAGGTTTATCTAAAAAAAGAGAATCTTCAAGTAACAGGCGCGTTTAAAATAAGAGGCGCATATAACAAAATAGCAACACTGCAAGATGCGCAAAGAGAGTGCGGAGTTATAGCGGCAAGTGCTGGAAACCATGCTCAGGGAGTTGCACTCTCAGCTTCAAAGTTCGGCATAAAAGCGGTCATCGTTATGCCTGAATCAACGCCTCTTACAAAGATAAACGGCGTAAAAAATTACGGTGCAGAGGTTATTTTGCACGGAACAAATTACGATGAGGCTTATGCTTATGCCCTTGAGCACGGAGAGAAAAACTCTTTGACGTTCATTCACCCTTTTGAGGATGAGGAGGTTATTGCGGGGCAAGGAACGCTCGCACTCGACATTTTAGACAAGTGCCAAGATCTTGATGCAGTAGTAATTCCTGTCGGCGGCGGCGGACTTATATCTGGCATGGCTGCGGCTATTAAGAGCGTAAATCCTAAGATAGAGGTTATCGGCGTGAGTGCAAAGGGCGCTCCTGCGCTTAAGAACTCTTTTGAGTTAAAGAGTCCCGTGGACAGTCTGAGTGTGAGAACTATTGCGGACGGTATCGCGGTTCGTGACACATCGCCGATCACTCTTGGCTATATGTTAGGCAGTGTCGATAGATTTATAAGCGTAGATGACGAGGAGATAGCAAGTGCGATCCTCTTCTTGCTTGAGAAGCAAAAGCTTGTGGTCGAGGGTGCCGGAGCGGTCGGTGTTGCGGCACTTCTACATGAGAAGCTCGAACATCTAAGAGGCAAAAAAGTAGCACTGGTGCTAAGTGGCGGAAATATGGACGTGACACTTCTCTCCGTCATTATTGAGAAGGGTCTTTTAAAGTCCGGCAGAAAGATGAAGCTCACTGTCACTTTAGTCGACAAACCGGGTTCATTGATGCGCTTTACCCAGATACTTCAAGAGCTTAACGCAAACATAGTGCATATTGCATATGACAGAACCTCTATATCGCTTGATTACGGTGACGCGAACGTTACGGTTCATGTTGAGACTAAGGGCGAAGAGCATCAAAATATGATTTATAAAGTATTAAAAGAAGAAAACTACATAAGAGATTAA
- a CDS encoding CoA-binding protein gives MECEFPTVNSNKQEIKEIFDITKTIAIIGLSPDETKASNRVAKYLKEQGYKIVPIYPKEEMILGEKVYRSLAEVPFEIDMVDIFRKPKELDNVADACIQRGDVKVFWAQKEIVNNEAAARAKDAGMRVVQNMCTMVEHRNLHEGA, from the coding sequence ATGGAGTGCGAATTCCCTACAGTAAACTCAAACAAACAAGAGATTAAAGAGATATTTGATATTACAAAAACTATAGCGATTATCGGGCTCTCTCCCGATGAGACAAAGGCAAGCAACAGAGTTGCAAAGTACCTAAAAGAGCAGGGGTACAAGATAGTTCCTATCTATCCTAAAGAGGAGATGATTCTCGGTGAGAAGGTATATCGCTCACTTGCAGAAGTTCCGTTTGAGATAGATATGGTAGACATCTTCAGAAAACCAAAAGAGCTTGATAATGTGGCTGATGCGTGCATACAAAGAGGCGATGTAAAAGTATTTTGGGCACAAAAAGAGATCGTAAACAACGAAGCTGCCGCTCGCGCCAAAGATGCAGGTATGAGAGTAGTTCAAAATATGTGCACAATGGTAGAACATCGTAACTTGCACGAGGGGGCGTAG
- a CDS encoding TIGR02757 family protein, producing the protein MSDINIKQLLDLEVAKRNCEGEICEERLDPIMVAHKYKDPTISLICALFAYGNVKQIVKFLNSLDFSLLQKSDDEIREGLKKHYYRFQKSEDVAALFIALKRLNEKSTLEEVFKSGYLKNRSTIEGINSVIKALQELYPFQSMGYNFLISQVTLKTKGAGALKRWMMYLRWMVREDSIDMGLWSGVDKADLIIPLDTHTFNVSKKMGLLERKSYDLQAAIELTAKLKEFDKNDPLKYDFALYRIGQEKLWI; encoded by the coding sequence GTGAGTGACATAAACATAAAACAACTGTTGGATTTAGAAGTTGCCAAGCGCAACTGCGAGGGTGAGATATGTGAGGAGCGGCTAGACCCCATTATGGTTGCGCACAAGTATAAAGACCCGACCATCTCGCTTATCTGCGCTCTTTTTGCCTACGGAAATGTAAAGCAGATAGTGAAGTTTTTAAACTCGCTTGATTTTTCTCTTCTGCAAAAAAGTGATGATGAGATTAGAGAGGGATTGAAAAAGCACTACTACAGATTTCAAAAGAGTGAGGATGTTGCCGCTCTTTTTATCGCTCTTAAACGACTAAACGAAAAAAGCACGCTGGAAGAGGTTTTTAAAAGCGGCTATCTTAAAAACAGAAGCACTATTGAGGGGATAAACTCTGTTATTAAAGCTCTTCAAGAACTCTATCCGTTTCAGAGTATGGGTTATAACTTTCTAATCTCTCAGGTAACTCTAAAAACAAAGGGAGCAGGGGCGCTAAAGCGTTGGATGATGTATCTGCGTTGGATGGTAAGAGAGGACAGCATTGATATGGGTCTTTGGAGCGGAGTAGATAAAGCAGACCTTATCATCCCGCTTGACACACACACATTCAATGTCTCAAAAAAGATGGGGCTTTTAGAGAGAAAGAGCTACGACCTGCAAGCCGCGATAGAGCTTACGGCAAAACTAAAAGAGTTTGACAAAAATGACCCGCTTAAATATGATTTCGCACTCTACCGCATAGGGCAGGAGAAACTTTGGATATAA
- a CDS encoding ORF6N domain-containing protein — MNKLEIVNKQNLQDKIHTIRGLQVVLDSDLAELYQVETKNLNRAVNRNIERFPQSFRFQLTEEEYENLRFQFDTSSSKDSLRFQFGTLEKEKSLRSQNATLENARGKHRKYLPYVFTEQGVSMLSAVLRSDIAIKVSIQIIEAFVNMRKFISNNALVFQRLDSLEQKQFRTDEKIDVVLNALEDKTKKPDKGIFFDGQTYDAYAFINDLLKSAKSEVVLIDNYIDDTVFTLFSKYPNLKIKIYTQTISKQLRLDFQKYSSQYKNIELKEFKNAHDRFLIIDQKEIYHIGASLKDLGKKWFAFSKFEIQALEILGRLK, encoded by the coding sequence ATGAACAAGCTAGAAATTGTAAATAAACAAAATCTGCAAGATAAAATCCACACTATCAGAGGACTTCAGGTTGTGCTTGATAGTGATTTAGCTGAACTATATCAGGTGGAGACAAAAAACTTAAATCGGGCAGTCAATCGAAATATAGAAAGATTTCCACAAAGTTTTCGTTTTCAACTTACCGAAGAGGAGTATGAAAACTTGAGGTTCCAATTTGACACCTCAAGTTCAAAAGATTCTTTAAGGTTCCAATTTGGCACCTTAGAAAAAGAAAAATCTTTAAGGTCGCAAAATGCGACCTTAGAAAATGCTCGTGGAAAACATAGAAAATATTTACCTTATGTATTTACAGAGCAAGGTGTTTCTATGCTTTCGGCGGTTTTACGAAGTGATATAGCCATCAAAGTAAGTATTCAAATCATAGAAGCTTTTGTAAATATGAGAAAGTTTATCTCAAATAATGCTCTTGTTTTTCAAAGATTGGATTCACTAGAACAAAAACAGTTTCGTACAGATGAGAAAATAGATGTTGTCCTGAATGCTTTAGAAGACAAAACCAAAAAACCAGATAAGGGAATCTTTTTCGATGGGCAAACATACGATGCGTATGCCTTTATAAATGATTTGTTGAAGAGTGCAAAAAGTGAAGTCGTGCTTATTGACAACTACATAGACGACACGGTTTTTACACTTTTTAGCAAATATCCAAACTTAAAAATCAAAATTTATACACAAACTATCTCAAAGCAACTTCGTCTTGATTTTCAAAAATACAGTTCACAGTATAAAAACATAGAGTTAAAAGAGTTTAAAAACGCTCATGATAGATTTCTCATCATCGATCAAAAAGAGATATATCACATCGGAGCAAGTCTTAAAGATTTGGGCAAAAAGTGGTTTGCTTTTTCAAAATTTGAGATACAAGCTTTGGAGATTTTAGGGAGATTGAAATAA